Proteins found in one Xenopus laevis strain J_2021 chromosome 1L, Xenopus_laevis_v10.1, whole genome shotgun sequence genomic segment:
- the LOC121394441 gene encoding olfactory receptor 4Q2-like, with amino-acid sequence MDSGNQSTVKMFFLSGFSQSLELQVCFFVLFLVLYFITLSGNILIMASVYMDSRLHSPMYFLLGNLSVLDIFYSTVTIPKMLSNVITNSKAITFNQCMSQLFFLHMFGGTDCFLLTLMAYDRYVAICNPLRYHTIMNHTFCWGMVASTWLAGFLHSFTQAFLTYQLPFCGPNTINHFFCDVHPLAVLACSDTSFIDMFIIANSGMISLVCFVILLMSYIGIINTVLKMNSTERRFKAFSTCASHLMVVTFFFGPCIYIYLRPPINYSADKLISVFYTVLTPLLNPIIYTFRNQEMKSALKKILRETVLRGLKNKNSN; translated from the coding sequence ATGGATTCTGGAAACCAAAGCACAGTTAAGATGTTTTTCCTCAGTGGGTTTTCTCAGTCTTTGGAATTGCAGGTGTGTTTCTTTGTACTGTTTTTGGTTTTGTACTTCataacattatctggaaacattcTGATTATGGCCTCTGTCTACATGGATTCACGCTTGCACTctccaatgtattttttactGGGCAACTTGTCAGTTCTGGACATTTTTTATTCCACAGTAACAATTCCTAAAATGCTCAGCAATGTCATCACAAACAGCAAGGCTATTACATTCAACCAGTGCATGTCACAGCTTTTCTTTCTTCACATGTTTGGTGGCACAGATTGCTTCTTACTGACTCTCATGGCGTATGATCGTTATGTGGCAATTTGCAATCCCCTAAGATATCACACAATTATGAACCACACATTTTGCTGGGGAATGGTGGCATCTACATGGCTAGCTGGTTTCTTGCATTCGTTCACCCAAGCATTTCTGACATACCAACTACCTTTCTGTGGTCCCAATACTATCAACCATTTTTTTTGTGATGTTCATCCGTTAGCTGTGCTGGCCTGTTCAGACACTTCCTTCAttgatatgtttataatagcCAACAGTGGGATGATATCGCTTGTCTGTTTTGTGATATTGCTTATGTCCTACATTGGCATCATTAACACAGTCTTGAAGATGAACTCAACAGAAAGGAGATTCAAAGCTTTCTCTACATGTGCTTCCCATCTTATGGTTGTCACATTCTTCTTTGGaccatgtatttatatttatttgaggcCTCCTATAAATTATTCAGCAGACAAACTTATTTCTGTGTTCTATACTGTGCTGACTCCTTTACTCAACCCAATTATCTATACATTTAGGAAccaggaaatgaagagtgcactTAAAAAAATTCTACGGGAAACTGTATTACGgggtctaaaaaataaaaacagtaattaa